The Juglans regia cultivar Chandler chromosome 2, Walnut 2.0, whole genome shotgun sequence genome includes a window with the following:
- the LOC108982829 gene encoding uncharacterized protein LOC108982829: MDMRFRNLGFNANYSSNTFKILGNSVQVGGAGAEYGTDTVLRLDFPGSSVPYMPTSKGIKRKWGLINRTMGPQVGSSLSLGLGRSPSSSDSKGSSATACTTMSSAKETDEESSMDLELDFSLHLGGEKIPNSKETTCSNLKTLEMPPKVDLELSLSTVPTESEITSVHPGSTPLQLGMEMPQSVGGSQNGDEESTSSRWKLGIIIPPLQTPVKTRRIVVFNQVPKKIDQTPVVPDLSPSVLTAPKSSVTCTSGITQRQQQPQHRSSSSKTCQIEGCVKGARGASGRCISHGGGRRCQRIDCDKGAEGRTVYCKAHGGGRRCEFFGCTKSAEGRTDFCIAHGGGRRCSQEGCTRAARGKSGFCIRHGGGKRCQSENCSKSAEGLSGLCISHGGGRRCQALGCTKGAQGSTMFCKAHGGGKRCTAPGCTKGAEGSTPFCKGHGGGKRCAFQGGSCTKSVHGGTNFCVAHGGGKRCAAPECTRSARGRTDYCVRHGGGKRCKFEGCGKSAQGSTDFCKAHGGGKRCSWGHPGSEYLSQSSGPCISFAKGKTGLCTLHSGLVQDKRVHGGVTLGPMILDPKLIQPGKEVITGDMNVDAWKIGTGTGTLAGRTKSDLNQYGVPTAQISVGEGEGNLSSMPVYLPEGRVHGGSLLALLASGSGLGSRSGKGVVVTSSEPMESYIMPHGWM, translated from the coding sequence atgGACATGAGGTTCCGGAACTTGGGGTTTAATGCAAATTATTCTTCTAATACATTCAAGATTTTGGGAAATTCGGTGCAAGTTGGTGGAGCTGGAGCTGAATATGGCACAGATACTGTTTTACGGCTTGATTTCCCTGGGTCTTCCGTCCCTTACATGCCCACCTCAAAGGGGATCAAAAGGAAATGGGGTTTGATCAATCGGACTATGGGGCCACAGGTTGGCTCTTCACTGTCTCTTGGGCTTGGCCGTTCACCGAGTTCTTCAGACAGCAAGGGCAGTTCAGCAACTGCTTGTACGACAATGTCTTCAGCCAAAGAGACAGATgaggagtcctcaatggatctTGAATTGGACTTCTCGCTCCATCTTGGTGGTGAGAAAATACCCAACTCGAAAGAAACCACttgttcaaatttgaaaactctgGAAATGCCACCCAAGGTTGACTTGGAGTTAAGTCTCTCCACTGTACCTACTGAATCCGAGATCACTAGTGTTCATCCAGGTTCAACTCCACTTCAATTGGGCATGGAGATGCCACAAAGTGTTGGTGGGAGCCAAAATGGCGATGAGGAATCAACATCATCTCGTTGGAAACTGGGGATTATTATTCCTCCTTTGCAAACTCCAGTGAAGACACGGCGTATTGTCGTTTTCAATCAAGTTCccaaaaaaattgatcaaactCCTGTTGTTCCAGACCTCTCACCAAGTGTATTAACAGCACCGAAAAGCTCAGTCACCTGCACTTCCGGGATAACACAGCGGCAGCAACAGCCACAACATCGTAGCAGTAGTTCTAAGACATGCCAAATTGAGGGGTGTGTAAAGGGAGCCAGAGGTGCTTCTGGCCGTTGTATTTCTCATGGTGGCGGTCGGAGGTGCCAAAGAATTGATTGCGACAAGGGAGCTGAGGGTAGGACTGTGTACTGCAAGGCCCACGGGGGTGGTCGACGATGCGAATTCTTTGGTTGCACAAAGAGTGCTGAAGGGCGCACAGATTTCTGTATCGCCCATGGTGGTGGTCGAAGATGCAGTCAAGAGGGTTGCACTCGAGCTGCCAGAGGTAAATCAGGATTTTGTATCCGGCATGGTGGTGGCAAGAGATGTCAAAGTGAAAATTGCTCAAAGAGTGCAGAAGGCCTCTCAGGTCTTTGCATCTCACATGGAGGAGGCCGACGATGCCAAGCATTAGGATGCACAAAAGGTGCACAAGGGAGCACAATGTTTTGCAAGGCCCATGGTGGTGGAAAACGATGTACGGCACCAGGGTGCACCAAGGGTGCTGAGGGGAGCACGCCTTTTTGCAAAGGCCACGGTGGAGGGAAAAGGTGTGCTTTCCAAGGTGGATCATGTACAAAGAGTGTGCATGGAGGAACCAACTTCTGTGTGGCACATGGGGGTGGCAAGAGGTGTGCTGCGCCAGAGTGCACAAGGAGTGCAAGGGGAAGGACAGATTATTGTGTTCGTCATGGTGGGGGGAAGAGATGCAAGTTTGAAGGGTGTGGCAAAAGTGCACAAGGAAGCACTGATTTTTGTAAGGCACATGGTGGAGGAAAGAGGTGTTCGTGGGGCCATCCTGGATCTGAATATCTCAGCCAATCTAGTGGCCCTTGTATCTCCTTTGCAAAGGGGAAGACAGGTCTCTGTACTCTCCATAGTGGCCTGGTCCAGGATAAGAGGGTTCATGGAGGTGTTACCCTGGGACCCATGATTCTGGATCCTAAACTTATCCAGCCAGGGAAAGAGGTCATCACTGGGGACATGAATGTTGATGCTTGGAAGATAGGGACTGGCACAGGAACTTTGGCTGGCAGAACTAAATCTGATTTGAACCAATATGGAGTCCCAACTGCCCAAATCTCAGTtggggaaggggaagggaacCTCTCGTCAATGCCAGTATATCTTCCAGAAGGTAGGGTGCATGGGGGAAGTCTATTAGCATTACTGGCATCCGGTTCTGGTCTTGGCTCAAGAAGTGGTAAAGGTGTAGTCGTTACTTCATCCGAGCCAATGGAATCTTACATTATGCCTCATGGTTGGATGTAA